One genomic region from Rosa rugosa chromosome 1, drRosRugo1.1, whole genome shotgun sequence encodes:
- the LOC133731827 gene encoding uncharacterized protein LOC133731827: protein MDPNIPHLHYGRKMKNLAKLDFVALDISGKNYLSWALDAEIHLEAQNLGPTIKEGNSASPQNKAKAMIFLRHHLHQGLKDEYLTVKDPLELWTGLADRFAHQKTVVLPRARYEWTHLHLQDYSSVIDYNSAMFKITSQMNLCGETVTQAMMLEKTFSTFHASNMVLQQQYRERGFTKYSDLISCLLVAEQNNELLMKNHQSRPTGSQPFPEANATFTSGHGNRRGGRHGKASNRGHRRGQGRQNGQARGGYNQQLGLRNNAKITKGNGQMIKTRKNEDNVCLRCGSKGHWARTCRAEDHLVALYKASLKKKNVETNYIDHSDPWDSSEPMDITPLDVSDFFANNGSNFDDMTSGGILDDN, encoded by the coding sequence ATGGATCCTAACATACCTCACCTTCATTATGGTAGGAAGATGAAGAATTTGGCAAAATTGGATTTTGTCGCCCTTGACATCTCTGGCAAGAACTACCTGTCTTGGGCCCTTGATGCCGAGATTCATCTCGAAGCCCAAAACCTTGGGCCTACAATCAAGGAAGGAAACTCAGCGTCCCCGCAGAATAAGGCTAAGGCCATGATTTTTCTGCGCCACCATCTCCATCAGGGATTGAAGGACGAGTACTTAACTGTCAAAGACCCACTTGAGCTATGGACAGGCTTGGCAGATAGGTTCGCTCATCAAAAGACTGTTGTGCTTCCTAGGGCACGTTATGAATGGACGCATCTGCACCTTCAAGATTACAGTTCTGTGATAGATTACAATTCCGCCATGTTCAAGATCACCTCCCAGATGAATCTTTGTGGAGAGACTGTCACTCAGGCCATGATGCTTGAAAAGACCTTCTCCACCTTTCATGCCTCAAATATGGTCTTACAGCAACAATACCGAGAAAGAGGATTCACCAAATACTCTGATCTCATATCTTGTCTTCTGGTGGCTGAGCAAAACAATGAGCTCTTAATGAAGAACCATCAGTCTCGCCCTACAGGATCACAACCATTCCCTGAAGCGAATGCTACTTTTACTAGTGGTCATGGCAATAGACGTGGTGGAAGGCATGGCAAAGCCAGTAACCGTGGTCATAGACGTGGTCAGGGTCGACAAAATGGTCAAGCTCGTGGGGGCTACAACCAGCAGCTGGGCCTAAGGAACAATGCCAAGATTACTAAAGGAAATGGTCAGATGATCAAAACTCGTAAAAATGAAGACAATGTTTGTCTTAGATGTGGTAGTAAAGGCCATTGGGCTCGCACCTGTCGTGCAGAGGACCATTTGGTGGCACTCTACAAAGCTtccttgaaaaagaaaaatgtggagACAAACTACATTGACCACTCTGACCCTTGGGATTCATCTGAGCCTATGGACATTACTCCGCTTGATGTCTCAGATTTTTTTGCGAACAATGGAAGCAATTTTGATGATATGACCAGTGGTGGAATTCTTGACGACAACTAG